In Dryobates pubescens isolate bDryPub1 chromosome 31, bDryPub1.pri, whole genome shotgun sequence, one DNA window encodes the following:
- the TNFAIP8L1 gene encoding tumor necrosis factor alpha-induced protein 8-like protein 1 isoform X1: protein MKYSAHCQGSWRGALGTRAPGAAEMDTFSTKNLALQAQKKLLSKMATKTIANVFIDDTSSEILDELYRATKEYTHNRKEAQKIIKNLIKIVMKLGVLYRNGQFSAEELLVLERFRKKVHTLAMMAVSFHQIDFTFDRRVLAGVLTECRDLLHQAVNGHLTAKSHSRINHVFNHFADYEFLSALYGPAEPYRSHLKRICEGVNKMLEEDTI from the exons ATGAAATATTCAGCCCACTGccaggggagctggaggggggctctggggacacgagcacctggagctgctg AGATGGACACCTTCAGCACCAAGAACCTGGCCTTGCAGGCCCAGAAGAAGCTCTTGAGCAAGATGGCCACCAAGACCATAGCCAACGTCTTCATCGACGACACCAGCAGCGAGATCCTGGACGAGCTCTACAGGGCCACCAAGGAGTACACCCACAACCGCAAGGAGGCCCAGAAGATCATCAAGAACCTGATCAAGATCGTGATGAAGCTGGGCGTGCTGTACCGCAACGGGCAGTTCAGCGccgaggagctgctggtgctggagcgCTTCCGCAAGAAGGTGCACACCCTGGCCATGATGGCCGTCAGCTTCCACCAGATAGACTTCACCTTCGACcgcagggtgctggcaggggtGCTGACGGAGTGCAGGGACCTCCTGCACCAGGCCGTCAACGGCCACCTGACGGCCAAGTCCCACTCCCGCATCAACCACGTCTTCAACCACTTCGCCGACTACGAGTTCCTCTCGGCGCTCTACGGCCCGGCCGAGCCCTACCGCAGCCACCTGAAGAGGATCTGCGAAGGGGTGAACAAGATGCTGGAGGAGGACACCATATGA
- the TNFAIP8L1 gene encoding tumor necrosis factor alpha-induced protein 8-like protein 1 isoform X2, which translates to MDTFSTKNLALQAQKKLLSKMATKTIANVFIDDTSSEILDELYRATKEYTHNRKEAQKIIKNLIKIVMKLGVLYRNGQFSAEELLVLERFRKKVHTLAMMAVSFHQIDFTFDRRVLAGVLTECRDLLHQAVNGHLTAKSHSRINHVFNHFADYEFLSALYGPAEPYRSHLKRICEGVNKMLEEDTI; encoded by the coding sequence ATGGACACCTTCAGCACCAAGAACCTGGCCTTGCAGGCCCAGAAGAAGCTCTTGAGCAAGATGGCCACCAAGACCATAGCCAACGTCTTCATCGACGACACCAGCAGCGAGATCCTGGACGAGCTCTACAGGGCCACCAAGGAGTACACCCACAACCGCAAGGAGGCCCAGAAGATCATCAAGAACCTGATCAAGATCGTGATGAAGCTGGGCGTGCTGTACCGCAACGGGCAGTTCAGCGccgaggagctgctggtgctggagcgCTTCCGCAAGAAGGTGCACACCCTGGCCATGATGGCCGTCAGCTTCCACCAGATAGACTTCACCTTCGACcgcagggtgctggcaggggtGCTGACGGAGTGCAGGGACCTCCTGCACCAGGCCGTCAACGGCCACCTGACGGCCAAGTCCCACTCCCGCATCAACCACGTCTTCAACCACTTCGCCGACTACGAGTTCCTCTCGGCGCTCTACGGCCCGGCCGAGCCCTACCGCAGCCACCTGAAGAGGATCTGCGAAGGGGTGAACAAGATGCTGGAGGAGGACACCATATGA